The Peptacetobacter hiranonis DNA window CATTGCAGCTGATATTACTCCAGGCATTATCATCGGTGCAACTATTTTTAGAAATACATCTTTTTTGCTTGCACCAAGTGTATATGCTTGATCTATGTATCCTCTTCCAGTTATTAAAAATACGTCTTTTATCATATTTACAGCATATGGTATGCAAGGGACTATGCTCACTAGTATTATCCCTAAGTATGTTCCAGCAAGGCCCATTTTTATAAATTCTATGTTTAGTCCCATTCCTATAGATACTGGTGGTATTATCACTGGTGAGAATACTAACATTTCTACAAATTTTTTACCTTTAAAATTCTCAAATGCTAATGCTTTTGCGCATGGAATTGATATTGTTATTGTTATTATTGTAGTCATTAGAGATATGAATATACTGTTTTTTAGTGTATGGATTACTCTGTCACTATTTTGTATTACATATTCCCATCCTCTAACTCCAAAGTTTGTAGGCATTATATCTGGCCATATGTAATTATTGGTAAAGGACCACAGTATCATGGATAGTATTGGAATTATAATAGAAAGTATAGATAAGGCTAGAAGTAGCTTCATCGTAAGTTTTTTCCAATTCATATTTTTTCTCCTTTTTTATACTTTATTCTAAAGTTTTTTAATTTTTTTCATTCATAACAATTCTTTTGATAATTGTATTAAATAGTAGTACGAATAATACACAAAATGCTATTATTACCATATTCATAGCCATAGCATATGGTCTATTTGTCATCATAGGATTTTGGTATTCGATAAATGCTTGAACTGCTATTGCTTTTGGTACTGTTGCACCTAGTAACATTGGTATTTCATATGATCCAAATGAGAACGAGAATATTATTGTGAATACAGATAGTATTGTAGGTAGTAGCATCGGAAGTGTTACTTTTCTAAATGCGTACCATTTAGATGCACCTAAGTTTATTGCCGCCATTTCATGTTTGCTGCTAAGTCTTTTTAGTACTGCCAAGCATGTCAGCATAACATATGGTGTTTCTTTCCATATATATGCTAGTATTATTCCGATTCCATTTGAGCTAAATAGTATATTTGAAAATATTTCTTGTGCATTTTTTACTCCCATACTATAAAGTAGTCTAGCAAAAAATCCCGAATCAGATAAAAATGTTATTGCAAATAGAGCAACTGTTATGTGCGGTACTACTATTGGAATTTTGTATATATATTCTTTTTTAGATTTTAAAGAAACTATCAAACTAGCTATTATTATTCCAAGTACAACCGCTATTATAGACGATATTGCACTTATATATAGTGTAAATGATAGACTTTTTAAGAACCCAGAATTTGAAAAAATTCTAGTGTAGTACTCTAATGTTATTTCTTTCATACCTATAAATGGAAAATAGCCTAAGCTCTGTACAAATGCACCTAATATTCCAAATACTAGTACAAATAATAGAAGTGCTACAACTGGCATTGTTTCCAAGTATGGTCTATATTTTGATTTCTTAGACATTCTTTTCTCCTATTTATTAATTTATAATTATTTATATTCTTATTTATTTTTTCCAATATAGCACAAAGGATATTCGAAAAAACGAATATCCTTTAGTTTTATTTATTATTCTATTTTATTCTTAGGTTTATTTACCTGGTATTTCTTCAGTCCATATTTTTTCTATTACAGGAACTATTGCTGATGGTAGTTCTGGCTGTCTTTTTGAAAGTAATTCACTCTGAAGTAATGTAGCAGGTCCTATTTCTACACTGTCTAATGTAGCTTTCTGTTCTTCAGAAAGTTTTTCATTATCTAGTACTGGTAAGTCTCCCCAAACTTCTGGTTTGTATTTTTCCATCTGAGATTCAAATCCTAGTATTTCATTTATAACTACCATTGAACCTGCTTTGTTTGGAGCATTTTTAGCTATTGCTAGGAAATGAGTATTTCCTATTGTTCCTTTATCAAATACACAAGTTTTTGTTGATTCAGGGTATGTTCCATTACTTATTAGTGATGATGCATGGTTTGGATTATAACTTACATTGAAGTATAAGCTTCCATCTGCAAACATATTATCCTGCTGAGTTGAGTCAGTTGGATATGTTTCACCTTTTTTCCAAAGGTATGGTTTTAATTCTTTTAGATAGTCCATAGCTGGTTTTATAGCTTCTCTTACAGCTTCTTCATCAGTTGGATCTATGTCTTTTAATTTGTCATATCCTACTTTTTCATATATTATATTTCTTACAAATGCAGAACCTGTAAAGTCTGGTAATGCTGGATATGTAAATTTACCAGGATTTGCTTTAGCAGCTTCTAATAATTCATCCGCATTTTTTATAGGTTTTACTTTATCTGAATTATATTCCATAACAACCTGTGCTTTTCCAAATGGAGCTTCGTATCCATCAGTAGGATATCCAAAGTCTAGTTTTGTATCGTCAGCATCACCATTTACATATTTTTCAAAGTTTGGAAGTTTTTCTGTAAATGGTCCAAATAATAAGTTATTTTCTTTGGCAGTATAGAAGTTTTCTCCATTTATCCATATAACATCTATATTACCTTTTTCTTCGTTAGCCTGTACACTGTTCTGAAGGTTGTTTAATATTTCATCTATATTCATACCAACTCTTTTAACAGTTATATTATGTTCTTTTTTTAATTTCGGAGCAATGTATTTGTCTATGTAGTTGTTTGTCTGATCAGATCCACCCCAACCATAGAATGTTACAGTTGTTCCTTCAGCTTCTTTTAATGCTTCTTCATAAGACATTTTTGTATATTTGTCTTCTGTTGATGATTCTTTCTGGTTTCCTCCAGAAGAACAACCTGTTAATAAAAGAGCTGCTGATAAAACTATTGCCGAAAGTTTTTTTGCAAATTTCATTTTTCTCCTCCTCAATAATATTTTATAAATCCATTTATTATGTTTCTTATATTATGAATTTACTAATTCTATATAATATAAGCTTCTACTTTTAATTATATTATCTATTATATAAAAAATCTATACTATATTAATTTTTTGATTATAATATTTTTTAATATCTATATATAATAATTTTATATATGGATTTTTCTTAATTTTTTTAGATTTATTTTTGCATAAAAAAAAGATTACGTGGCTACGTCCTACTCTCCCAGGGGCCTTCGCCCCAAGTACCATCAGCGATAGAGAGCTTAACTTCTGTGTTCGGAATGGGAACAGGTGTATCCTCTCTTCTATAATAACCACATAATCTTTATTTTCAGAGATTGTACTCTGAAAACTACATACATATTAATCAAATTACCAAATATTTACTTGGTCAAGTCCTCGACCTATTAGTATCGGTAAGCTGCATACATTACTGCACTTCCACCTCCGACCTATCAACCACGTAGTCTTCATGGGGTCTTACTTCCGAAGAATGGGAAATCTTATCTTAAGGCTGGCTTCGCGCTTAGATGCTTTCAGCGCTTATCCGTTCCGTACATAGCTACCCAGCCATGCCTCTGGCGAGACAACTGGTACACCAGCGGTACGTCCACCCCGGTCCTCTCGTACTAAGGGCAGATCCTCTCAAATTTCCTACGCCTGCGACGGATAGGGACCGAACTGTCTCACGACGTTCTGAACCCAGCTCGCGTACCACTTTAATGGGCGAACAGCCCAACCCTTGGGACCTACTACAGCCCCAGGATGTGATGAGCCGACATCGAGGTGCCAAACCTCCCCGTCGATGTGGACTCTTGGGGGAGATAAGCCTGTTATCCCCAGGGTAGCTTTTATCCGTTGAGCGATGGCCCTTCCACTCAGAACCACCGGATCACTAAGTCCGACTTTCGTCCTTGCTCGACCTGTATGTCTTGCAATCAAGCTCTCTTATGCCTTTACACTCTGTGCACGATTTCCGACCGTGCTGAGAGAACCTTTGAGCGCCTCCGTTACCTTTTGGGAGGCGACCGCCCCAGTCAAACTGCCCGCCTGACAGTGTCCCAAGACCTGATTCAAGGCCTCTGGTTAGAGTCCCAGTACTACAGGGGTGGTATCCCAACGGTGGCTCATCCAAAACTGGCGTCCTGGAATCAAAGCCTCCCACCTATGCTGTACATGTAGTACCAAGACCCAATGCCAAGCTACAGTAAAGCTCCATGGGGTCTTTCCGTCCTGTCGCAGGTATCCGGCATCTTCACCGGAATTACAATTTCACCGAGTCTGTTGTTGAGACAGTGCCCAAATCGTTACGCCTTTCGTGCG harbors:
- a CDS encoding ABC transporter substrate-binding protein, translated to MKFAKKLSAIVLSAALLLTGCSSGGNQKESSTEDKYTKMSYEEALKEAEGTTVTFYGWGGSDQTNNYIDKYIAPKLKKEHNITVKRVGMNIDEILNNLQNSVQANEEKGNIDVIWINGENFYTAKENNLLFGPFTEKLPNFEKYVNGDADDTKLDFGYPTDGYEAPFGKAQVVMEYNSDKVKPIKNADELLEAAKANPGKFTYPALPDFTGSAFVRNIIYEKVGYDKLKDIDPTDEEAVREAIKPAMDYLKELKPYLWKKGETYPTDSTQQDNMFADGSLYFNVSYNPNHASSLISNGTYPESTKTCVFDKGTIGNTHFLAIAKNAPNKAGSMVVINEILGFESQMEKYKPEVWGDLPVLDNEKLSEEQKATLDSVEIGPATLLQSELLSKRQPELPSAIVPVIEKIWTEEIPGK
- a CDS encoding ABC transporter permease, which translates into the protein MSKKSKYRPYLETMPVVALLLFVLVFGILGAFVQSLGYFPFIGMKEITLEYYTRIFSNSGFLKSLSFTLYISAISSIIAVVLGIIIASLIVSLKSKKEYIYKIPIVVPHITVALFAITFLSDSGFFARLLYSMGVKNAQEIFSNILFSSNGIGIILAYIWKETPYVMLTCLAVLKRLSSKHEMAAINLGASKWYAFRKVTLPMLLPTILSVFTIIFSFSFGSYEIPMLLGATVPKAIAVQAFIEYQNPMMTNRPYAMAMNMVIIAFCVLFVLLFNTIIKRIVMNEKN
- a CDS encoding ABC transporter permease; this translates as MNWKKLTMKLLLALSILSIIIPILSMILWSFTNNYIWPDIMPTNFGVRGWEYVIQNSDRVIHTLKNSIFISLMTTIITITISIPCAKALAFENFKGKKFVEMLVFSPVIIPPVSIGMGLNIEFIKMGLAGTYLGIILVSIVPCIPYAVNMIKDVFLITGRGYIDQAYTLGASKKDVFLKIVAPMIMPGVISAAMMCYIVSFSQYFLVYLIGGGKIITFTMEMFPFIQSGDRMLGSVYGLIFIASTIVLLIAMEYIMKKMYKNELEDYKYI